A single region of the Triticum dicoccoides isolate Atlit2015 ecotype Zavitan chromosome 2B, WEW_v2.0, whole genome shotgun sequence genome encodes:
- the LOC119365546 gene encoding myb-related protein Zm1-like produces the protein MGKGRAPCCAKVGLNRGSWTPEEDMRLIAYIQKFGHANWRALPKQAGLLRCGKSCRLRWINYLRPDLKRGNFTVEEEETLIKLHNMLGNKWSKIAACLPGRTDNEIKNVWNTHLKKRVAASAGEHKKGGAKGKKKTTCVDVPAPAPSPSPSSSTTTTTTTTTNCSSGESGEQSNSSKELEFELDKIEIPMLDLGFDLDMLLDTVTNTHCPAIPSAPTSPCSSASPPCVVDDGALLDLPEIDIVPELWSIMDGEGGAGACAETAQDNAAPCHGKGTEARAATADDDDGKEWWLEDLEKELGLWGPIEDYQHQQPDPQGCVDPLSASVDDPVSCYFQAGPARATSAVQGPEASAVLANIPMDL, from the exons ATGGGGAAAGGCCGGGCACCGTGCTGCGCCAAGGTCGGGCTCAACAGGGGCTCCTGGACGCCCGAGGAGGACATGCGCCTCATCGCCTACATTCAGAAGTTCGGCCACGCCAACTGGCGCGCCCTGCCCAAGCAAGCAG GTTTGCTCCGGTGCGGGAAGAGCTGCCGGCTCCGGTGGATCAACTACCTCCGTCCCGACCTCAAGCGCGGCAACTTCACCGTCGAGGAGGAGGAGACCCTCATCAAGCTGCACAACATGCTCGGCAACAA GTGGTCCAAGATCGCGGCGTGCCTGCCGGGGAGGACCGACAACGAGATCAAGAACGTCTGGAACACGCACCTCAAGAAGCGGGTGGCGGCCAGCGCCGGCGAGCATAAGAAGGGCGGGGCCAAGGGCAAGAAGAAAACCACCTGCGTCGACGTGCCGGCGCCGGCGCCCTCGCCGTCTCCAtcctcttccaccaccaccacaacgACGACGACCACCAACTGCTCCAGCGGCGAGTCCGGCGAGCAGAGCAACAGCAGCAAGGAACTAGAATTTGAGCTGGACAAGATCGAGATCCCCATGCTGGACCTCGGCTTTGACCTCGACATGCTTCTGGACACGGTCACCAACACGCACTGCCCGGCCATCCCGTCGgcgccgacctcgccgtgctcgtcCGCGTCCCCGCCCTGCGTGGTGGACGACGGCGCGCTGCTCGACCTGCCCGAGATCGACATCGTGCCGGAGCTGTGGAGCATCATGGACGGCGAAGGCGGCGCCGGCGCGTGCGCCGAAACGGCACAGGACAATGCGGCGCCGTGCCACGGCAAGGGAACAGAGGCGAGAGCCGCAACGGCGGACGACGACGACGGAAAGGAGTGGTGGTTGGAAGATTTGGAAAAGGAGCTGGGCCTGTGGGGGCCCATCGAGGACTACCAGCACCAACAACCGGACCCGCAAGGTTGCGTGGACCCGCTCTCCGCCAGCGTGGACGACCCTGTGTCGTGCTACTTCCAAGCCGGGCCCGCCAGGGCAACGTCGGCCGTCCAGGGACCCGAAGCCTCTGCGGTTCTCGCAAACATCCCGATGGATTTATAA